One part of the [Synechococcus] sp. NIES-970 genome encodes these proteins:
- the apa2 gene encoding Ap4A phosphorylase II, with amino-acid sequence MNELLSQIQRTTKHARQVGALHSLTTAQEIVIDHGIPFVVRILEQLARKENYQARQEKAKINPFLPYDENLFVCDLTPHHVCLLNKFNVVDHHILIITREFQPQETWLTLADFTALAHCLQRLDGLAFYNAGAIAGASQPHKHLQLIPFHANTETFAVPIDQVLSSLRTDFQPQQVPLFAFTHGIIPLPRDYEGNTLFEAYVSLLRFLQLLEGPFSPGPQTQPYNLLVTRRWMLLVRRSQDHYKNIPVNSLGFAGALLVRNQTQLAFLKQLTPLQLLRKVAAQRD; translated from the coding sequence ATGAATGAGTTGTTGTCTCAAATCCAACGGACCACCAAGCACGCCCGACAGGTGGGGGCACTCCATTCTCTGACCACCGCCCAGGAAATTGTCATCGACCACGGCATCCCCTTTGTGGTGCGAATCTTAGAACAATTGGCCCGGAAGGAAAATTACCAAGCTCGCCAGGAAAAGGCAAAGATCAATCCTTTTCTGCCCTATGACGAAAATCTCTTTGTCTGCGACCTGACCCCCCACCACGTGTGTCTGCTGAATAAATTCAACGTGGTTGATCACCATATTTTGATCATCACCCGGGAGTTTCAACCCCAGGAAACCTGGCTTACCCTAGCGGATTTCACCGCCCTCGCCCATTGTTTACAACGGCTCGATGGCTTGGCTTTCTATAACGCTGGGGCGATCGCCGGGGCCAGTCAACCCCACAAACACCTGCAATTGATCCCCTTTCACGCAAACACTGAAACCTTTGCGGTGCCCATTGATCAAGTGCTGTCTTCCCTCAGGACAGATTTTCAACCCCAGCAAGTGCCCCTGTTTGCTTTCACCCATGGGATTATCCCCCTCCCTAGGGACTATGAAGGCAATACTTTGTTTGAAGCCTATGTCTCTCTACTGCGTTTTCTCCAATTACTTGAAGGCCCCTTTAGCCCAGGCCCCCAAACCCAACCCTATAACCTCTTGGTGACCCGCCGCTGGATGCTCTTGGTCAGGCGATCGCAAGACCACTACAAAAATATTCCCGTAAACTCCCTGGGGTTTGCCGGGGCACTGCTAGTGCGCAACCAAACCCAATTAGCCTTCCTCAAACAACTAACCCCCCTACAACTGCTCCGAAAGGTAGCAGCTCAGAGGGATTAG
- a CDS encoding integral membrane protein: MTFFDNLKKPTLFGHVVTPELFALLTVYFVQGILNLSRLAVSFFLKDDLGLTPAEVAALTGLAAFPWVVKPLFGFLSDGFPLFGYRRRSYLILAGLLGCGAWAAMATVVETPWLAATMIVLSSVSVAISDVIVDSVVVERARAESLDKVGSLQSLTWAVAAVGSLTTAYLSGWLLEQFDTRVVFGITAIFPLLVSAIALLIIEQPQASGSFQATTTNITTQVKTLWGAVRQKAILLPMAFVFLWQATPSADSAFFFFVTNELDFNPEFLGRVRLVTSFAALAGIYIYQRYLKQVSFRKILGWSTVISAVLGFTTLILVTHANRALGIDDRWFSLGDNLILTVTGEIALMPILVLSARLCPPGVEATMFALLMSSWNLAGLLSHELGALLTQWLGVTETDFDRLWLLVTITNLSTLLPLVFLKWLPAGDPQAELETPPIELYEHRAALSGTESALFPTVEPNFVGSQVEKHS; the protein is encoded by the coding sequence ATGACCTTTTTCGACAACCTCAAAAAACCGACCCTCTTTGGCCATGTGGTCACACCGGAACTATTTGCCCTGCTGACGGTGTATTTTGTCCAGGGCATTTTGAACCTGTCCCGGCTGGCGGTGAGCTTTTTCCTCAAGGATGACCTCGGCCTAACGCCGGCAGAGGTGGCGGCTCTCACGGGCTTGGCGGCCTTCCCCTGGGTGGTGAAGCCCCTGTTTGGTTTCCTTTCCGACGGCTTCCCTTTGTTTGGCTATCGGCGGCGGTCCTATCTGATTTTGGCAGGGTTACTCGGCTGTGGCGCTTGGGCGGCGATGGCGACGGTTGTCGAAACTCCTTGGCTCGCGGCGACGATGATTGTCCTCAGTTCTGTCTCCGTGGCGATCAGTGATGTGATCGTCGATTCGGTGGTGGTGGAACGGGCCCGGGCGGAATCCCTCGATAAAGTCGGCTCCCTCCAATCTCTCACCTGGGCGGTGGCAGCGGTGGGGAGTTTAACTACGGCCTACCTCAGTGGCTGGTTACTAGAGCAGTTTGATACGCGGGTCGTTTTTGGGATTACGGCGATCTTTCCATTGCTCGTTTCGGCGATCGCCCTGCTGATCATTGAACAGCCCCAAGCCTCTGGTTCTTTCCAAGCCACCACCACTAACATTACAACCCAAGTCAAGACCCTCTGGGGAGCAGTGCGCCAAAAAGCAATCTTATTGCCCATGGCCTTTGTTTTTCTCTGGCAAGCCACCCCCAGCGCCGACTCTGCCTTCTTCTTCTTTGTGACCAACGAATTGGACTTTAACCCCGAATTTCTCGGACGGGTGCGCCTAGTAACCAGTTTTGCGGCTCTAGCAGGAATTTATATCTACCAGCGCTATTTGAAGCAGGTATCATTTCGAAAAATCTTGGGCTGGAGTACCGTTATTTCAGCGGTATTAGGATTTACCACGCTGATCCTCGTCACCCATGCCAACCGTGCCCTGGGCATTGATGACCGCTGGTTTAGCCTTGGGGATAACCTAATTTTGACCGTCACTGGGGAAATCGCCCTGATGCCGATCTTGGTGCTGTCAGCCCGCCTCTGCCCGCCGGGGGTAGAAGCGACGATGTTTGCCCTTTTGATGTCTAGTTGGAATTTGGCGGGGCTGCTGTCCCACGAATTGGGGGCTTTGCTCACCCAATGGCTCGGCGTCACAGAAACGGATTTTGATCGTCTGTGGCTGTTGGTAACGATTACGAACCTCTCGACGCTACTGCCTCTAGTGTTCTTGAAATGGTTGCCCGCAGGGGATCCCCAGGCGGAATTAGAAACGCCTCCCATTGAACTGTACGAACATCGCGCTGCTCTGTCAGGCACAGAATCAGCTCTTTTCCCGACGGTAGAGCCTAATTTTGTTGGCTCCCAGGTAGAAAAACATTCTTGA
- a CDS encoding hypothetical protein (conserved hypothetical protein), translating to MLNTLDLKRSLDKDTYKDQLEELMQQLRTLQTACWQHQLPVTVVLEGWAAAGKGALVKKMTNYMDPRGFSVLPIFEPSSREKHYPFLWRFWHKLPAKGSIAFFYHSWYTHVLEDRLFARLDPLEVPSVVREINGFERQLVDDGMAIAKFWIHLSQKELKKRLKEAEADELEAWRVRPEDWQQAKNYDEYQSLAEEMLIYTSTGAAPWTLVEGNDYRWSEIKVLSQLVATIVEALDRRKITLPAAVDIKPQSQLLPTEPDFLAKVDLSQTLDQKEYKKRLRAAQIKLRQLQLKIHQEKLPVLLLFEGWDAAGKGGAIKRLTDVLDPRSYKVDAFGAPTAEENRYHYLWRFSRHLPGMGTIGIFDRSWYGRVLVERVEGFATEAEWKRAYREINEFEAQLTRKGYVLVKFWLHIDQAEQLQRFEQRRENPFKQYKLTDEDWRNREKWDEYDVAINQAIARTSTPAAPWSIVPANDKLFARVFVIEKVIEAIEDKLKSLKDQENHT from the coding sequence GTGTTAAATACCCTCGACCTCAAGCGATCGCTGGACAAAGATACTTACAAAGATCAGTTAGAAGAGCTGATGCAGCAGTTGCGCACCCTGCAAACGGCCTGCTGGCAGCACCAGTTACCAGTGACTGTGGTGCTTGAGGGGTGGGCCGCTGCCGGGAAGGGAGCTTTGGTCAAAAAAATGACCAATTACATGGACCCCCGGGGATTTTCTGTGCTGCCGATCTTCGAACCCTCTTCCCGGGAAAAGCACTACCCATTCCTTTGGCGCTTTTGGCACAAACTCCCTGCCAAGGGTAGCATCGCTTTTTTTTACCACAGTTGGTATACCCATGTTCTTGAAGATCGCCTCTTTGCACGCCTAGACCCCCTAGAAGTGCCCTCAGTGGTGCGAGAAATCAATGGTTTTGAGCGTCAATTGGTCGATGATGGCATGGCGATCGCCAAATTTTGGATTCACCTGTCCCAAAAGGAACTCAAAAAACGCCTCAAGGAAGCTGAAGCCGACGAACTCGAAGCCTGGCGGGTGCGCCCAGAGGATTGGCAACAGGCGAAAAATTACGACGAATACCAGAGCCTCGCTGAAGAAATGCTGATCTACACCAGCACCGGCGCTGCCCCCTGGACCCTGGTGGAAGGTAACGATTACCGCTGGTCAGAAATCAAAGTGCTCTCCCAACTGGTGGCCACCATTGTCGAAGCCCTCGATCGCCGCAAAATTACTCTCCCCGCAGCGGTGGACATTAAACCCCAATCTCAACTCCTCCCTACAGAACCAGATTTCCTGGCCAAGGTGGATTTAAGTCAAACCTTAGACCAAAAAGAATATAAAAAGCGTTTGCGGGCAGCTCAGATCAAACTCCGGCAACTGCAACTGAAGATTCACCAAGAAAAATTGCCCGTGCTCCTCCTCTTCGAAGGGTGGGATGCCGCTGGCAAGGGGGGCGCGATTAAACGCCTAACCGACGTGCTCGATCCCCGCAGTTATAAGGTGGATGCCTTTGGTGCCCCCACCGCAGAGGAAAACCGTTACCATTACCTCTGGCGTTTTTCCCGTCACCTGCCGGGCATGGGAACGATTGGCATTTTTGACCGCAGTTGGTATGGGCGGGTGCTGGTGGAACGGGTCGAAGGTTTTGCCACGGAGGCGGAATGGAAGCGGGCCTACCGGGAAATCAATGAATTTGAGGCTCAGCTCACCCGGAAGGGCTATGTGTTGGTTAAATTTTGGCTCCACATTGACCAAGCAGAACAGCTGCAACGCTTTGAGCAACGGCGGGAGAATCCTTTTAAGCAATACAAATTAACAGACGAAGATTGGCGCAACCGGGAAAAATGGGATGAATATGATGTGGCGATCAATCAGGCGATCGCCCGCACCAGTACCCCCGCTGCCCCCTGGAGCATTGTCCCGGCCAATGACAAGCTCTTTGCCCGGGTGTTTGTCATCGAAAAAGTCATTGAGGCGATCGAAGACAAGCTAAAAAGTCTCAAGGATCAAGAGAACCATACCTAA
- a CDS encoding beta-lactamase, putative, which translates to MRRIIFTFSLTTIACINFALGTSEVAVSASHEMGSELETQNSVFMPQDIDFGKHFRDLDVEGSILIYDAQNNRTYQYNPERNQTAFPAASTFKILNSMIALETGVINDELSVLTWDGIQRELPQWNRDLNLREAFKVSGVWFYQVLARRVGHGQMDEWMTKVDYGNQKIGGPESIDRFWLDGILQVTPQEQVDFLQDLHAEKLPFSERTMAIVKDIMIAEQTPDYTISAKTGWFGFGDYSKPNIGWYVGYVEKDENVYFFATNINIDTERDAAVRIELTRRCLQDLGIL; encoded by the coding sequence ATGCGCCGAATAATTTTTACATTCAGTCTAACAACTATTGCCTGTATAAATTTTGCCTTGGGGACATCTGAAGTGGCAGTCTCTGCTTCCCATGAAATGGGGTCAGAACTTGAAACTCAAAATTCAGTTTTTATGCCTCAAGATATTGACTTTGGCAAACATTTTCGTGACTTGGATGTTGAAGGTTCAATTCTGATTTACGATGCTCAAAACAATCGCACTTATCAATATAATCCCGAACGAAATCAAACAGCTTTCCCTGCCGCCTCAACTTTTAAAATTCTCAATTCTATGATTGCCCTAGAAACGGGGGTGATCAACGATGAACTTTCGGTCTTAACTTGGGATGGCATTCAGCGGGAATTACCCCAATGGAATCGGGACTTGAATTTACGGGAAGCGTTTAAAGTTTCTGGCGTTTGGTTCTATCAAGTGTTGGCGCGGCGGGTTGGCCATGGGCAAATGGATGAATGGATGACAAAAGTCGATTATGGCAATCAAAAAATTGGCGGACCAGAATCGATTGATCGTTTTTGGTTAGATGGGATTCTACAAGTTACACCCCAAGAACAAGTTGATTTTTTACAGGATCTCCATGCTGAAAAACTTCCTTTTTCTGAGCGCACAATGGCAATTGTTAAAGACATTATGATTGCAGAACAAACACCAGACTATACCATCAGCGCAAAAACAGGCTGGTTTGGCTTCGGGGATTATTCAAAACCGAATATTGGCTGGTATGTCGGCTACGTTGAAAAAGATGAAAATGTTTACTTTTTTGCGACAAACATTAATATTGATACGGAAAGAGATGCTGCAGTTCGCATCGAATTAACCCGCCGTTGCTTGCAGGATTTAGGCATACTGTAA
- the talC gene encoding transaldolase produces the protein MIYLDSAIASEASEAMAWGWVKGITTNPTLLAKVTNPPEETLKALAAITPGELYYQLVSEDCDGMIREAHRAREIIGDKLVLKIPATFTGFQSLPKLAPEIACSVTAIYHPSQAVIAAEGGAKYAIAYVNRATRLLGDGCALVKEMKTVLQGSETTILAASLKSSDEVAGAIVAGADHITVPFAMLKTLTSHPLSEETKVEFNRLGCGLPETDS, from the coding sequence ATGATTTATTTAGACTCGGCGATCGCCTCCGAAGCAAGTGAGGCCATGGCCTGGGGTTGGGTCAAAGGCATCACCACCAATCCCACCCTCCTTGCCAAGGTCACTAATCCCCCGGAAGAAACCCTCAAAGCTTTGGCCGCAATTACTCCCGGGGAACTGTATTACCAACTGGTGAGCGAAGACTGTGACGGCATGATCCGGGAGGCCCATCGAGCACGGGAGATTATCGGTGACAAACTGGTGCTAAAAATTCCCGCCACCTTTACAGGCTTCCAATCTCTCCCAAAACTCGCGCCAGAAATTGCTTGTTCCGTTACCGCCATCTATCACCCAAGCCAAGCGGTGATTGCCGCCGAGGGGGGTGCAAAATATGCGATCGCCTATGTGAATCGGGCCACCAGACTCCTAGGAGATGGTTGCGCTCTAGTTAAGGAAATGAAAACGGTCCTCCAGGGCAGCGAGACGACGATCCTCGCTGCTAGCCTCAAATCCAGCGATGAGGTGGCTGGGGCGATCGTCGCTGGAGCCGACCACATCACTGTCCCCTTTGCGATGCTGAAGACTTTGACCTCTCATCCCCTCTCGGAGGAAACAAAGGTAGAATTTAATCGCCTCGGGTGTGGTTTGCCGGAAACAGATTCCTAA
- a CDS encoding M23 peptidase domain protein — protein MLNLSFYLRRSRRWVKSILLGVVTFALVLGFNLLPQPQSAPLAIAQAQTKISTNNSWRQASFPVENFQRYTSGFGYRTSPTSGQRQFHQGLDIAAPLGSYVRNWWSGQVIGLSDNTACGTMIQIKSGDWEHIYCHLSGYVSSSNQGTFLLDRNGGIQVWLGQEINAGTRIGRVGMTGRTTGPHLHWGLKHAGNLVDPALVLQAMYNQPTASLDDLVQPT, from the coding sequence ATGCTGAACCTATCGTTTTATCTCCGTCGTTCTCGCCGTTGGGTGAAATCAATTCTGCTAGGTGTGGTCACCTTTGCTCTGGTATTAGGGTTTAATCTTCTACCCCAACCCCAATCGGCTCCCCTGGCGATCGCCCAGGCCCAAACCAAAATTAGTACCAACAACAGTTGGCGCCAAGCTTCGTTTCCGGTGGAAAACTTTCAGAGGTATACCTCTGGCTTTGGCTACCGGACCTCTCCGACCAGCGGCCAACGTCAATTTCACCAAGGCTTAGATATTGCTGCTCCCCTTGGTAGCTATGTCCGTAATTGGTGGAGCGGTCAAGTGATCGGCCTTTCGGATAACACCGCCTGCGGCACAATGATTCAAATCAAATCGGGTGATTGGGAACATATTTACTGTCACCTTAGTGGCTATGTGTCTTCTTCAAATCAAGGGACATTCCTGTTGGATCGCAACGGTGGTATTCAGGTGTGGCTCGGTCAAGAAATTAACGCTGGGACGCGAATTGGCCGGGTAGGGATGACGGGGCGCACCACTGGCCCTCATCTCCATTGGGGTCTGAAGCATGCAGGGAATTTAGTAGATCCGGCCCTGGTGCTCCAAGCGATGTATAACCAGCCCACTGCTTCCCTAGATGATTTGGTACAACCTACTTAA
- the folK_2 gene encoding 2-amino-4-hydroxy-6-hydroxymethyldihydropteridine pyrophosphokinase, translating to MAQEIDVAIALGSNLGDSFNILKQAIAQLTAHPRFTLTACSSWYRTAPVGPPQPDYINGCLTAQVTNLGAETLLAMLLEIEQNFGRERRERWGARTLDLDLILYGQDIIDFPHLQVPHPRMQERAFVLVPLAEIAPHWREPCSQQTIQALTAQLPTAGIQKLSS from the coding sequence ATGGCGCAGGAAATCGATGTGGCGATCGCCTTGGGGAGTAACTTGGGAGATTCTTTTAATATTCTCAAACAGGCGATCGCCCAATTAACGGCCCACCCCAGGTTCACCCTGACCGCCTGCTCTAGTTGGTATCGCACCGCGCCGGTAGGCCCGCCCCAACCGGACTATATCAATGGTTGCCTGACCGCCCAAGTGACGAATTTAGGGGCCGAAACACTTTTGGCGATGCTTTTAGAGATTGAACAAAACTTTGGTCGAGAGCGACGGGAACGCTGGGGAGCACGTACCTTGGATCTAGATCTGATTTTATATGGTCAAGACATTATTGATTTTCCCCACTTACAAGTGCCTCACCCCCGGATGCAGGAGCGGGCTTTTGTCCTCGTGCCCCTCGCAGAAATTGCTCCACATTGGCGGGAGCCCTGTAGTCAACAAACAATCCAGGCTTTAACAGCCCAGCTACCAACTGCTGGAATTCAAAAGTTATCATCCTAG
- a CDS encoding ABC transporter domain protein, which translates to MAQVAFHKIYKSFADRSSGKSTDVLRGINLQIQDGEFMVLVGASGCGKSTLLRLIAGLETATAGEILIGDRPVNDLPPKQRDIAMVFQNYALYPHLNVYDNIAFGLRRMPTAETKSSWVQNTWRGLTRPLPTAWRYQPTGEAQIRQRVQQVAQLLQIDHLLDRLPKQLSGGQKQRVALGRAIARNPQVFLMDEPLSNLDAALRSETRAQIVQLQHQLGITTIYVTHDQTEAMTMGDRIAVMHKGEILQVAPPLEVYNRPINRFVAEFIGSPPMNFLSVNVDINGVVEHPQFRFTAPDAWQSLLQPYRGRSLLLGIRPEHLRLSPAATKNLAVTIDLVEALGNETFLSAHLVDFPMVNLKVRISPNEKVSPQQQIWLAFDPEQLHFFDPETELSLGQPSRKDEAPASIR; encoded by the coding sequence AAGACGGTGAATTCATGGTGCTGGTGGGCGCCTCGGGCTGCGGTAAAAGTACGCTACTACGGTTGATTGCGGGTTTAGAAACCGCCACCGCCGGGGAAATTTTGATTGGCGATCGCCCCGTTAATGATCTGCCCCCCAAGCAGCGGGACATCGCGATGGTGTTTCAAAATTATGCCCTCTACCCACACCTCAACGTTTACGACAATATTGCCTTTGGGCTGCGGCGGATGCCCACGGCAGAGACCAAAAGTTCTTGGGTGCAGAACACTTGGCGCGGCCTGACTCGGCCTTTGCCAACGGCCTGGCGCTACCAACCCACCGGGGAAGCCCAAATTCGCCAGCGGGTACAGCAGGTGGCCCAACTCCTCCAGATTGATCATCTGCTCGATCGCCTCCCGAAACAACTTTCTGGAGGACAAAAACAACGGGTGGCCCTGGGCCGGGCGATCGCCCGTAATCCTCAGGTTTTCTTGATGGATGAGCCCCTTTCTAACCTGGATGCTGCCCTACGCAGTGAGACAAGGGCCCAGATTGTCCAACTCCAGCACCAACTGGGGATCACCACTATCTATGTGACCCACGATCAAACCGAAGCGATGACCATGGGCGATCGCATTGCGGTGATGCACAAAGGCGAAATTCTCCAGGTGGCCCCGCCCCTCGAAGTCTACAACCGGCCAATAAATCGCTTTGTGGCAGAATTTATCGGGTCACCCCCCATGAACTTTTTGTCGGTCAATGTCGATATCAATGGGGTGGTCGAACATCCCCAGTTTCGATTTACAGCCCCAGATGCCTGGCAATCGCTGCTCCAGCCCTACCGGGGGCGATCGCTCCTGCTGGGGATTCGGCCGGAACATCTGCGTCTCAGCCCTGCTGCCACCAAAAACCTTGCCGTCACCATCGACTTGGTAGAAGCTCTGGGGAACGAAACCTTCCTCAGTGCGCATTTGGTAGATTTTCCGATGGTTAATCTCAAGGTGCGCATTTCCCCTAATGAAAAGGTCAGCCCCCAACAACAGATTTGGCTCGCCTTCGACCCAGAACAACTACACTTTTTTGATCCCGAGACAGAACTTTCCCTTGGTCAACCCAGCAGAAAAGATGAAGCGCCAGCATCGATCCGTTAA
- the fabD gene encoding malonyl CoA-acyl carrier protein transacylase, translated as MGKIAWVFPGQGSQAVGMGADLADNAIAQAKFAEAEAILGWSVLDKCQGDEAELSRTLYTQPCLYVLEAILCDLYREKAPQVDFVAGHSLGEYSALYAAGVYDFASGLKLVQKRAQLMDQASGGKMAALMKFDRAELIEKIAATEGVTLANDNSEQQVVISGTPEAVDAVMNGIKTKRAIALNVSGAFHSPFMAEAAAQFESVLAAVEFADAKIPVLSNVDPQPETQAAALKARLQKQMTGSVRWLEIMNTLNDLEVATAVEIGPGKVLTGLIQRTCKEMTTQNISALGNIA; from the coding sequence ATGGGTAAAATTGCGTGGGTTTTTCCGGGTCAAGGGTCACAGGCGGTGGGCATGGGGGCAGATCTCGCTGACAATGCGATCGCCCAGGCTAAATTTGCCGAAGCGGAGGCAATTCTCGGCTGGTCTGTGCTCGACAAATGCCAGGGAGATGAAGCGGAACTGTCCCGCACCCTCTATACCCAACCCTGTCTCTATGTGCTCGAAGCAATTCTCTGCGATCTCTACCGGGAAAAAGCCCCCCAGGTGGATTTCGTGGCGGGCCATAGCCTGGGGGAATATTCCGCCCTCTATGCCGCTGGGGTCTATGATTTTGCCTCGGGTTTAAAGCTGGTGCAAAAGCGCGCCCAACTGATGGACCAAGCCTCTGGGGGCAAAATGGCAGCCCTGATGAAATTTGACCGGGCAGAACTGATCGAAAAAATCGCCGCCACCGAGGGCGTTACCCTGGCTAATGACAATAGCGAACAGCAGGTGGTGATTTCCGGTACCCCCGAAGCAGTCGATGCAGTGATGAATGGCATTAAAACCAAACGGGCGATCGCCCTAAATGTGTCCGGGGCGTTTCACTCCCCCTTTATGGCAGAAGCAGCAGCCCAATTTGAATCGGTTTTGGCCGCCGTCGAGTTTGCTGATGCAAAGATCCCGGTGTTGTCCAATGTTGACCCCCAACCGGAAACCCAAGCAGCGGCCCTCAAAGCCCGGCTCCAAAAGCAGATGACCGGCTCTGTGCGCTGGCTCGAAATTATGAACACCCTCAATGATCTAGAAGTGGCCACTGCTGTGGAAATCGGCCCCGGTAAAGTGCTGACGGGCTTAATTCAACGGACTTGTAAAGAAATGACAACTCAAAATATTAGCGCTTTAGGCAATATCGCGTAG
- the gpmB gene encoding phosphoglycerate mutase has translation MATRVIIVRHGQSSYNALKMIQGRCDESVLTDKGRADAATVGQALQGINFAAIYCSPLQRAKQTAEIIHQQLDGVPAPTPSAGLLEINLPQWEKLLKTEVKEKYPEAYRLWHENPAEFAMTHADGSEHYPVKDLYNQAQQFWQELLAKHQGETVLIVAHNGINRCLLMSAAGIPPSKYQSIQQSNCCINVVNFAGQLGDIVQFESINQTAHLGVTLPSYRPGHNGLRLLLVRHGETNWNREGRFQGTMDIPLNENGQAQAAKAQAFLKDVNLDFAVTSPMSRPKETAEIILQAHPQIQLATHPQLEEIGHGLWEGKLESEIEADFPGMLQEWQTKPETVQMPEGENLQQVWDRANQAWDEIVAQYSQTPNQVGLVVAHDAINKVILCRVMGLQPKDIWAVKQGNCAVTVVDYLQGADSEPVLQAMNITSHLGFGVIDKTAAGAL, from the coding sequence GTGGCAACCCGCGTCATTATCGTGCGTCACGGACAAAGCAGCTATAACGCCCTCAAAATGATCCAGGGCCGTTGTGACGAATCAGTCCTCACAGACAAAGGTCGCGCCGATGCCGCTACCGTCGGCCAAGCTCTCCAAGGAATCAATTTTGCGGCGATCTACTGCAGCCCCCTCCAACGGGCAAAACAGACCGCCGAAATTATTCACCAACAGCTCGACGGTGTTCCTGCGCCCACCCCGAGTGCAGGTCTTTTAGAAATCAATCTGCCCCAGTGGGAAAAACTTCTTAAAACCGAAGTTAAGGAAAAATACCCCGAAGCCTATCGCCTCTGGCACGAAAACCCCGCTGAATTTGCGATGACCCACGCCGATGGCAGTGAGCATTATCCCGTCAAAGACTTATACAACCAGGCGCAACAATTCTGGCAGGAACTCCTCGCCAAGCACCAAGGGGAAACAGTGCTAATCGTCGCCCACAATGGTATTAACCGCTGTCTACTGATGAGCGCTGCGGGCATTCCCCCCAGCAAATATCAGAGCATCCAGCAATCCAACTGCTGCATCAATGTAGTTAACTTCGCCGGTCAACTGGGGGATATTGTCCAGTTTGAATCGATTAACCAAACCGCCCACCTCGGCGTTACCCTGCCTTCCTATCGCCCTGGCCATAATGGTTTACGCCTCCTGCTCGTGCGCCACGGGGAAACCAACTGGAACCGAGAAGGCCGCTTCCAAGGGACGATGGATATCCCCCTCAATGAAAATGGCCAGGCCCAGGCCGCTAAAGCCCAAGCTTTTCTCAAGGATGTGAATCTAGACTTTGCTGTCACCAGTCCCATGAGTCGCCCGAAGGAAACGGCAGAAATTATTCTCCAGGCCCATCCCCAGATTCAACTGGCGACCCATCCCCAGCTCGAAGAGATTGGCCATGGCCTTTGGGAAGGAAAACTAGAGTCCGAAATTGAGGCAGATTTTCCGGGGATGCTCCAGGAATGGCAAACCAAGCCAGAAACGGTGCAGATGCCCGAGGGGGAAAATCTCCAGCAGGTATGGGACCGGGCCAACCAGGCTTGGGATGAAATCGTCGCCCAATATAGCCAAACCCCCAATCAAGTCGGGTTAGTGGTCGCCCACGATGCAATTAATAAAGTGATTCTCTGCCGGGTGATGGGACTGCAACCGAAGGATATTTGGGCCGTGAAGCAGGGCAACTGTGCGGTCACAGTGGTGGATTATCTCCAGGGAGCCGACAGTGAACCCGTCCTCCAGGCGATGAATATCACCTCCCACCTGGGCTTTGGGGTGATTGATAAAACGGCAGCTGGAGCGCTGTAG